The nucleotide window AACGTACTCACCAACTGCCATTGACATTGCGCCAGCAGAAATTGCTGCCAAACCTGCAGTAATTAAAAAACTATCTGCTTTGGCTGCTGCGACACCGATCATTAAAGATGCGGTGGAAACAAGTCCATCATTTGCACCAAGGACTGCGGCTCGTAGCCACCCTGCTCGATGAGTTCGGTGCTCTAAATTGCGAGCATAAACATCTTTAAGGGCCATGTTTAAATCTTAGCCGAAGAGCGTCCTAATCGTAGGTAATTTGCAAGGGCTAGCGTTGCAACTATTGCACTGACCCACACATTCACACGCAATCCAGCGATGGTATTGGCTTGGTCGATGCGAATAATCTCGATGAATAAACGTCCAATGCTATAGAGCCCCACGTATGCGCTAAAAACCTGGCCCGCGGCTAGTTTCTTTCCCCACAGAATTAATGCAATCGCAACTGCGCTGCACCATAGTAATTCATATAAAAAAGTCGGATGAAATGTTTCAAATGTTGCATAGCCATCAGGGCGCAATCCGACTGGAACAGATAGTGCCCACGGAAGATCGGTTGGACGGCCGAATAATTCACCGTTAAACCAATTTCCCAAACGTCCTATTGCTTGTGCGAATAAAATTCCAGGAGCAAGTGCATCCATGAATATTGCAAATGAAGGCAGCTCCTTCTTCTTTTGTTGGGACTTATATGCAAAAAACGCTGCGACTGCGCCTACTGAAATTGCTCCCCAAATACCTAAACCACCTTGCCAAATTTTTAGCGCATCA belongs to Candidatus Planktophila limnetica and includes:
- the lgt gene encoding prolipoprotein diacylglyceryl transferase yields the protein MNRSIPTPSVSVLELGPLTIHFYALCIIAGILIAVWLGDKRLRAVAPNAQNVVGDVAIWAVPFGIIGGRLYHVISSPAQYFGANGNAVDALKIWQGGLGIWGAISVGAVAAFFAYKSQQKKKELPSFAIFMDALAPGILFAQAIGRLGNWFNGELFGRPTDLPWALSVPVGLRPDGYATFETFHPTFLYELLWCSAVAIALILWGKKLAAGQVFSAYVGLYSIGRLFIEIIRIDQANTIAGLRVNVWVSAIVATLALANYLRLGRSSAKI